From a region of the Lactuca sativa cultivar Salinas chromosome 4, Lsat_Salinas_v11, whole genome shotgun sequence genome:
- the LOC122197572 gene encoding glutathione S-transferase T3-like: MDPNQNTPPNYRNRKPDNAFALDTTPRQFPTMESPQGGFINLLQSGSPIQQTPLFQQQYQPFPAFQQQQISQPPLSPDFVPETQPSPPPQPKKKKGKKPARPTTNQERVPWTKEEEEKLAEAWVAASEDPIVGDSQTYGSFWEKVRAIFYELMESEARNADQITSKWRDIRLKCTDFGGIYNNLLNIRKSGSNDFDVFKAAMDQYEKTTPTRKAFPYMKPWLKLKDSPKWKEQTEGSSQSSGSKRSRNPDGASQQSDDRTHIDINDDPIDLETDQPLPRPVGRNKAKKAASTSSNSSVMDMFGDKFDRYVQLQETKAEVMTRMEQKMIEAQTSFQEAQETLQTKTDMEILKMKADDLEGEDLELFLAMKESVRARRRRRG; encoded by the exons ATGGATCCCAACCAAAATACCCCTCCAAACTACCGAAATCGCAAACCCGATAACGCTTTTGCGTTAGACACAACACCTCGACAATTCCCGACGATGGAGTCACCTCAAGGCGGTTTTATCAATCTACTTCAAAGTGGTTCCCCTATCCAACAAACACCACTTTTCCAACAACAATATCAACCTTTTCCGGCtttccaacaacaacaaat cTCACAACCACCACTTTCGCCGGATTTTGTTCCGGAAACGcaaccttcaccaccacctcaaccaaaaaagaaaaaaggaaaaaaaccgGCCCGACCCACTACCAACCAAGAAAGGGTCCCAtggacaaaagaagaagaagaaaagttagCGGAGGCATGGGTGGCGGCTTCCGAAGATCCAATTGTAGGAGATAGCCAGACGTACGGAAGTTTTTGGGAAAAAGTCCGAGCCATTTTTTACGAGTTAATGGAAAGTGAAGCTCGAAATGCCGATCAAATTACGTCGAAATGGCGAGATATTCGATTAAAATGCACCGATTTTGGAGGAATCTACAACAATCTCCTAAACATACGCAAAAGCGGCTCgaacgattttgatgttttcaaggcggCCATGGACCAATATGAAAAAACAACGCCTACACGCAAAGCTTTTCCGTATATGAAGCCGTGGCTAAAATTGAAAGACTCCCCAAAATGGAAAGAGCAAACGGAAGGAAGTTCCCAATCTTCCGGTTCAAAGCGTTCGAGAAACCCCGATGGAGCTTCTCAACAATCGGACGACCGAACACACATCGACATCAACGACGATCCGATAGATCTTGAAACCGACCAACCTCTTCCTCGGCCCGttggaagaaataaagcaaaaaaagCGGCGTCAACATCTTCGAATTCTAGTGTTATGGATATGTTCGGCGATAAATTTGATCGATATGTGCAGCTTCAGGAAACGAAGGCCGAGGTGATGACTCGGATGGAACAAAAAATGATCGAAGCACAAACATCATTTCAAGAGGCACAAGAGACACTTCAAACAAAAACCGACATGGAAATCTTGAAAATGAAAGCGGACGACCTTGAGGGCGAAGACTTGGAACTTTTTCTAGCAATGAAAGAGTCGGTTCGAGCCCGACGTAGGCGTAGGGGGTAG